From Salipiger profundus, a single genomic window includes:
- a CDS encoding DUF7697 family protein gives MPGYACARFGGEGACPEDTHQPETVEGRAIAAAGPELFHQRRIGPGGYAGLDLPACLALMEAQGVPPRIATLLLPHWETGLLEAAARMRERNGAE, from the coding sequence ATGCCCGGCTATGCCTGCGCGCGGTTCGGCGGCGAGGGCGCGTGCCCCGAAGACACCCACCAGCCCGAGACGGTCGAGGGCCGCGCGATTGCGGCCGCCGGCCCGGAGCTGTTCCACCAGCGGCGCATCGGTCCGGGCGGTTATGCCGGGCTCGACCTGCCCGCCTGTCTTGCGCTCATGGAGGCGCAGGGCGTGCCACCACGTATTGCAACTCTGTTGCTTCCGCACTGGGAGACCGGCCTTCTCGAGGCCGCTGCCCGGATGCGTGAGCGAAACGGTGCTGAATGA
- a CDS encoding phage tail tube protein, which translates to MPNARGDQAKLLARRQTTFGTAESAADGAFQALPFYNYNVTPSGELANDDAIYGDSYAGELVAGLRNLGGSIEVPLGLDSFGWHLAQLLGLPTTTGTEAPYSHVFTAAANPQILLGTHGISHAGVGQHFTQDSLAVQSLEIQAQKNGQRQRATLNMIGREEVKAGATLDSTPIAFANDPVPVGFQGLLSIDGSEAAGITQAGLTLGTGREADQETLNGLATAADIDLGFWDLSGSLNARFRDATYYDAASAGTEMALSLAWTISASYSLSISVPRVVLERSGVPVEGRNLISQSFNWRAARPATGQQLIEVTLLNATADYANPT; encoded by the coding sequence ATGCCCAATGCACGCGGAGACCAGGCGAAACTGCTCGCCCGGCGCCAAACCACCTTCGGCACCGCCGAGAGCGCGGCCGACGGCGCGTTCCAAGCGCTGCCTTTCTACAACTACAACGTCACGCCCTCGGGCGAGCTCGCGAATGACGATGCGATCTACGGTGACAGCTACGCCGGCGAGTTGGTCGCGGGGCTGCGCAACCTCGGCGGCTCGATCGAAGTGCCGCTCGGGCTCGACAGCTTCGGCTGGCATCTCGCGCAGCTGCTCGGCCTGCCGACCACGACCGGGACCGAGGCGCCCTACAGCCACGTGTTCACGGCCGCCGCGAACCCGCAGATCCTGCTCGGGACGCACGGGATCAGCCATGCCGGCGTCGGCCAGCACTTCACGCAGGACAGCCTCGCGGTGCAGAGCCTCGAGATCCAGGCGCAGAAGAACGGGCAGCGCCAGCGCGCCACGCTCAACATGATCGGGCGCGAGGAGGTCAAGGCGGGCGCGACGCTCGACAGCACGCCGATCGCCTTTGCCAACGATCCGGTGCCGGTCGGCTTCCAGGGCCTGCTGAGCATCGATGGCAGCGAGGCGGCGGGGATCACGCAGGCGGGGCTCACGCTCGGCACCGGGCGCGAGGCCGACCAGGAAACGCTGAACGGGCTGGCGACGGCGGCCGACATCGACCTCGGGTTCTGGGACCTCTCGGGCTCGCTCAACGCCCGCTTCCGGGATGCGACCTACTACGATGCTGCCTCGGCCGGCACCGAGATGGCGCTCTCGCTCGCTTGGACGATCAGCGCGAGCTACAGCCTCTCGATCAGCGTGCCGCGTGTCGTGCTCGAGCGCAGCGGCGTCCCGGTGGAGGGACGGAACCTGATCTCCCAGTCCTTCAACTGGCGCGCGGCGCGGCCCGCGACGGGTCAGCAGCTGATCGAGGTCACGCTGTTGAACGCTACCGCCGATTACGCGAACCCGACCTGA
- a CDS encoding DUF6441 family protein yields the protein MTGTRLEAALEGNLEQYMAEELDLAKRAVTKGVHARATVLKHALRADVLSGGLGRRVAKSWRQENYPKGVSSLGAASYVFTKAEKLVAAFDKGVTISANKQRFLAIPTPSAPKLGRKGDRLTPSNFPEDRFGPLRFVYVRGGTSLLVVDNQRASKRGGYARSRSKRALKTGYGLHTVPMFWLVPRARLRRRLNVAEVERAAVSGLAADIDAAFNTLKRRRLR from the coding sequence ATGACCGGCACCCGGCTCGAGGCGGCGCTCGAGGGTAACCTCGAGCAATACATGGCGGAGGAGTTGGACCTTGCGAAGCGCGCCGTGACAAAGGGCGTGCATGCGCGGGCCACGGTGCTGAAACACGCGCTTCGTGCCGATGTGCTTTCCGGTGGCCTGGGGCGTCGTGTCGCGAAGAGCTGGCGGCAGGAAAACTACCCCAAGGGGGTCTCGAGCCTCGGTGCGGCGTCCTATGTCTTCACGAAAGCAGAGAAGCTTGTGGCGGCCTTTGACAAGGGTGTCACGATCAGCGCCAACAAGCAGCGGTTCCTCGCGATCCCGACCCCCTCGGCACCGAAGCTGGGCCGCAAGGGCGACCGCCTGACCCCTTCGAACTTCCCCGAAGACCGGTTCGGCCCGCTTCGGTTCGTCTACGTTCGCGGTGGGACCTCGCTGCTCGTGGTCGACAATCAGCGCGCGTCGAAACGTGGCGGCTATGCGCGTTCCCGCAGCAAGAGAGCTTTGAAGACCGGGTACGGGCTCCACACCGTGCCAATGTTCTGGCTTGTCCCGCGCGCCCGACTTCGCCGTCGTCTGAACGTTGCCGAAGTCGAGCGCGCAGCGGTCTCCGGGCTCGCGGCTGACATCGATGCTGCATTCAACACCTTGAAACGCCGGAGGCTTCGCTGA
- a CDS encoding head-tail joining protein: MPVDPFLRSVEDSFRRHGIPAVLDPDGIAREVMLLPARPDGIAEFGDMRIQSETGLFEILSAAFAGHGKGAILALVGERRRVQHARVRDPRRYKTQLDTIAV; encoded by the coding sequence ATGCCGGTCGACCCGTTCCTGCGCAGCGTCGAGGACAGCTTCCGGAGGCATGGCATTCCGGCTGTCCTCGACCCCGACGGCATCGCGCGGGAGGTCATGCTCCTGCCTGCGCGCCCTGACGGGATCGCGGAGTTCGGGGATATGCGGATCCAGTCCGAGACCGGGCTGTTCGAGATCCTGTCGGCGGCCTTCGCGGGCCACGGCAAGGGCGCGATCCTCGCGCTCGTCGGCGAGCGGCGGCGGGTGCAGCATGCCCGCGTCCGCGATCCGCGTCGCTACAAGACCCAGCTCGACACCATCGCTGTCTGA
- a CDS encoding major capsid protein: MAHINIFKGDAFSAMALGEAIRVIPNQWGVIGAMGLFSSKGIRGTAFSVESHNGVLQLVQSSERGSPLPGQARGKRKMVDFRTERFGLKSRITADDIDNIRAFGSETELQQAQDEVMDRQEELRGSIDITREYHRAKAIQGVVLDADGTELVDLFDKFGITRKSVDFVLGTGTTDLGAKCREVTRHVRLSLLGDVMTGVMGLIHPDFTDKLMGHADFKERYKYFQNANGGDPLRDDTSAGFDFGGIRWKEYLAEAPVPQEDGTTVTRSFIPAGEAAFLPLGTRQTFRTFNGSPDYIGMANTPGRDFYSAVFPDRQEDRFVDVEAMMQNMQICMRPGTLVRGHTSN, encoded by the coding sequence ATGGCCCATATCAACATCTTCAAGGGAGACGCCTTCTCGGCCATGGCGCTGGGAGAGGCGATCCGCGTGATCCCGAACCAGTGGGGCGTGATCGGTGCCATGGGGCTCTTCAGCTCCAAGGGCATTCGCGGCACCGCCTTCTCGGTGGAAAGCCACAACGGCGTGCTGCAGCTGGTGCAGTCGTCGGAGCGCGGCTCGCCGCTCCCCGGCCAGGCGCGCGGCAAGCGCAAGATGGTCGACTTCCGCACCGAGCGCTTCGGCCTCAAGTCGCGCATCACCGCCGACGACATCGACAACATCCGGGCCTTCGGCTCCGAGACCGAGCTGCAGCAGGCGCAGGACGAGGTCATGGACCGGCAGGAGGAACTGCGCGGCTCGATCGACATCACCCGCGAGTATCACCGCGCCAAGGCGATCCAGGGGGTGGTGCTCGACGCCGACGGCACCGAGCTGGTCGATCTCTTCGACAAGTTCGGCATCACCCGCAAGTCGGTCGACTTCGTGCTGGGCACCGGCACCACCGACCTCGGCGCCAAGTGCCGCGAGGTGACGCGCCACGTTCGCCTGTCGCTGCTCGGTGACGTGATGACCGGGGTGATGGGCCTGATCCATCCCGACTTCACCGACAAGCTCATGGGGCACGCGGACTTCAAGGAGCGCTACAAGTACTTCCAGAACGCCAACGGCGGCGACCCGCTGCGCGACGATACCTCGGCGGGCTTCGACTTCGGCGGGATCCGCTGGAAGGAATACCTCGCCGAGGCCCCGGTGCCGCAGGAAGACGGCACCACAGTCACCCGCAGCTTCATCCCCGCGGGTGAGGCGGCATTCCTGCCGCTCGGCACGCGCCAGACGTTCCGGACGTTCAACGGCTCGCCCGACTACATCGGCATGGCGAACACGCCGGGTCGCGACTTCTACTCGGCGGTCTTCCCCGACCGGCAGGAGGATCGCTTCGTCGATGTCGAGGCGATGATGCAGAACATGCAGATCTGCATGCGTCCGGGCACGCTGGTGCGCGGTCACACCTCCAACTGA
- a CDS encoding head decoration protein: MPTLTEGRTPGDFLLYDVADYSRDVVTIGAGADLAPGTVLGKVTASGKFIRSVRTATDGSETPVAVLHTAAAAASADVTNAIVQARHTRCRRFGLLFDATWSTEGERDTACAALADAGIVTT; the protein is encoded by the coding sequence ATGCCCACCCTGACCGAAGGCCGGACGCCCGGCGACTTCCTTCTGTACGATGTGGCGGACTACAGCCGCGACGTCGTGACCATCGGCGCCGGTGCCGACCTCGCGCCCGGCACGGTGCTCGGCAAGGTCACCGCGTCCGGCAAGTTCATCCGCAGCGTGCGGACCGCGACCGACGGGTCCGAGACGCCGGTGGCGGTGCTGCACACGGCGGCGGCGGCCGCCTCCGCCGATGTGACCAATGCCATCGTCCAGGCTCGCCACACCCGCTGCCGTCGCTTCGGGCTTCTCTTCGACGCCACCTGGTCGACCGAAGGCGAGCGCGACACTGCCTGCGCCGCACTCGCCGACGCAGGCATCGTCACCACCTGA
- a CDS encoding S49 family peptidase → MRHPQIAARVFHTPLLAAPAKAAAFIMGLGPRIVGTEIEVQGAEATPEASRRARASLLDERLEDEIGGGRRSAFRVRDGVAVIPATGTLVHRGAWLGQSSGETSYEGLSAQIEMARRDGTVRGVALEIDSFGGEVAGCFALADQVRQLREEKPVWAFVSDHAYSAAYALASQATRIVMPRTAGAGSIGVICMHADYSGALEAMGVQVTVISAGAHKADGNPYAPLPEAVRDDLQAEMEQLRGLFAETVALGRGDRLTAEAALATEARCLIGTDAVEAGLADEIANPRSAFEAFADDINGRARARQTTPRGASTMSQTNTSTTPETTAESTPPAAAPSATAPAAAPPAATTPEPASPAAEDPKARIAAILKSPEVEGREDLAQSFAFDSDMTSAEAIKHLAAAPKSGSGGGLSSTIDAEATELEAPGPGDDAGARAEPGIAERAAKRFSAS, encoded by the coding sequence ATGCGACATCCGCAGATCGCGGCGCGTGTGTTTCACACGCCGCTTCTTGCTGCGCCGGCGAAGGCCGCGGCATTCATCATGGGGCTCGGCCCGCGCATCGTCGGCACAGAGATCGAGGTGCAGGGCGCCGAGGCGACGCCCGAGGCCAGCCGCAGGGCGCGGGCCTCGCTGCTCGACGAACGGCTGGAAGACGAGATCGGCGGCGGCCGCAGATCCGCCTTCCGGGTGCGCGACGGAGTCGCCGTGATCCCGGCCACGGGCACGCTCGTGCATCGCGGCGCGTGGCTCGGCCAGTCGTCGGGCGAGACCTCCTACGAGGGGCTTTCGGCGCAGATCGAGATGGCGCGCCGGGATGGGACGGTGCGCGGCGTCGCGCTGGAGATCGACAGCTTCGGCGGCGAGGTCGCGGGGTGCTTTGCCCTGGCCGACCAGGTCCGGCAGCTGCGCGAGGAAAAGCCCGTGTGGGCCTTCGTCAGCGACCACGCCTATTCCGCCGCCTACGCGCTGGCCTCGCAGGCCACGCGGATCGTGATGCCGCGCACGGCCGGCGCGGGGTCGATCGGGGTGATCTGCATGCACGCGGATTATTCCGGCGCGCTCGAGGCGATGGGGGTCCAGGTGACGGTGATCTCCGCCGGGGCGCACAAGGCCGACGGCAACCCCTATGCCCCGCTGCCCGAGGCCGTGCGTGACGATCTGCAGGCGGAAATGGAGCAGCTGCGGGGGCTCTTCGCCGAGACCGTGGCGCTGGGGCGTGGCGACCGGCTGACCGCCGAGGCCGCGCTTGCCACCGAGGCGCGGTGCCTGATCGGCACCGATGCGGTCGAGGCGGGGCTTGCCGATGAGATCGCGAACCCGCGCTCGGCGTTCGAGGCCTTCGCGGACGACATCAACGGCCGTGCCCGGGCACGGCAGACCACTCCCAGAGGAGCATCCACCATGAGCCAGACCAACACGAGCACCACGCCGGAGACCACGGCCGAGAGCACCCCGCCGGCGGCTGCACCGTCCGCAACCGCGCCCGCCGCCGCACCGCCGGCGGCCACAACGCCCGAGCCCGCAAGCCCCGCGGCGGAGGACCCCAAGGCGCGCATCGCCGCGATCCTGAAGAGCCCGGAGGTCGAGGGGCGCGAGGATCTGGCGCAGAGCTTCGCCTTCGACAGCGACATGACGTCGGCCGAGGCGATCAAGCACCTGGCCGCCGCGCCGAAGAGCGGCTCGGGCGGCGGGCTGTCCTCGACGATCGATGCCGAGGCGACCGAGCTCGAAGCCCCGGGCCCGGGCGATGACGCGGGCGCCCGCGCGGAGCCCGGTATCGCGGAGCGCGCGGCCAAGCGGTTCTCCGCGTCCTGA
- a CDS encoding phage portal protein — MPRFYRGGTGSAPAREISVATTAGPPARSRRRSTGVIGANFRPLLKPDWRALGLDSAWAQEFKEQVEARWRLHADDPRRYCDTTRAQTLPQLFGSAYRTYLIEGEAIGLVNWRQMRPFKTTLRLVDPDLLCNPYDAADEERLRGGVEITRDGVARGYHFRRGHRDSAWPNVAEAMSWKRIAREGRNGRPQVIHFFDKLRDGQTRGVSRLAPIVERLKMEDHYSRVELQAAVINAILAAFIKSPIGPEMMEEMFGEGDGETFLNYQSDRAAFYGGRGGVKLGGARVQTLYPNDEIGMVSTARPAAQFADFEAAVLRHIASGLGISYEQLASDWSKTNYSSARAAMIEIWRGWTARRVAFAQGFCQLYFMAWLEEQVLDGHIALPRGAPDFHTFWPAYARAKWIGPGKGFVDPVKEAQAAAMRVALGLSTLEEEAAELTGTDYAENMEQIGREISAMPEGMLHPAQESFAKLLGPAVAGPAQTSED, encoded by the coding sequence ATGCCGAGGTTCTACCGGGGCGGGACCGGATCAGCGCCCGCGCGCGAGATCTCGGTCGCAACAACGGCTGGGCCGCCGGCGCGGTCTCGAAGGAGGTCGACGGGGGTCATCGGCGCGAACTTCCGCCCGCTCCTCAAGCCCGACTGGCGGGCTCTGGGGCTCGATTCCGCGTGGGCGCAGGAGTTCAAGGAACAGGTGGAGGCCCGCTGGCGCCTGCACGCGGACGATCCGCGCCGCTACTGCGACACGACCCGGGCGCAGACCCTGCCGCAGCTCTTCGGCAGCGCGTATCGGACCTACCTCATCGAGGGGGAGGCGATCGGGCTGGTGAACTGGCGCCAGATGCGGCCCTTCAAGACGACGCTGCGGCTGGTGGACCCGGACCTGCTGTGCAACCCGTATGACGCGGCGGACGAGGAACGGCTGCGCGGCGGTGTGGAAATCACCCGCGACGGTGTTGCGCGGGGCTATCACTTCCGGCGTGGGCATCGCGACAGCGCCTGGCCGAACGTCGCCGAGGCGATGAGCTGGAAGCGGATCGCGCGCGAGGGGCGGAACGGGCGCCCGCAGGTGATCCACTTCTTCGACAAGCTGCGCGACGGGCAGACGCGGGGTGTGAGCCGGCTGGCGCCGATCGTCGAGCGGCTGAAGATGGAGGACCATTACTCGCGGGTCGAACTGCAGGCCGCGGTCATCAACGCGATCCTCGCCGCCTTCATCAAGAGCCCGATCGGGCCGGAGATGATGGAGGAGATGTTCGGGGAGGGCGACGGCGAGACCTTCCTCAACTACCAGTCCGACCGGGCGGCGTTCTACGGCGGCCGGGGTGGCGTGAAGCTCGGCGGCGCGCGGGTCCAGACGCTCTACCCGAACGACGAGATCGGCATGGTCTCGACAGCGCGGCCGGCGGCACAGTTTGCGGACTTCGAGGCGGCGGTGCTGCGCCACATCGCGTCCGGTCTCGGCATCAGCTACGAGCAGCTCGCCTCGGACTGGTCGAAGACGAACTACTCGAGCGCGCGGGCGGCGATGATCGAGATCTGGCGTGGCTGGACGGCGCGCCGGGTCGCCTTTGCGCAGGGCTTCTGCCAGCTCTACTTCATGGCGTGGCTGGAAGAGCAGGTGCTCGACGGGCACATCGCGCTGCCGCGCGGGGCGCCGGACTTCCACACCTTCTGGCCGGCCTACGCGCGGGCCAAGTGGATCGGGCCCGGCAAGGGCTTCGTCGATCCGGTGAAGGAAGCCCAGGCGGCTGCGATGCGCGTGGCGCTGGGACTCTCGACGCTCGAGGAAGAGGCGGCGGAGCTGACCGGCACCGACTACGCCGAGAACATGGAGCAGATCGGCCGGGAGATCTCGGCCATGCCGGAGGGCATGCTGCATCCGGCGCAGGAAAGCTTCGCCAAGCTGTTGGGCCCCGCGGTGGCCGGCCCGGCCCAGACCTCCGAGGACTGA
- the gpW gene encoding gpW family head-tail joining protein, translating to MADTATLEARLEDAEEALHAVLMGESVTVVAYDGHRTEYGPANEAGLRRYIASLKRQLGQGGVRGSRRVIF from the coding sequence ATGGCTGATACCGCAACGCTGGAAGCCCGGCTCGAGGATGCCGAGGAGGCGCTTCACGCCGTCCTGATGGGCGAGAGCGTGACCGTGGTCGCCTATGACGGTCACCGCACGGAATACGGCCCCGCGAACGAGGCGGGCCTGCGCCGCTACATTGCCTCGCTGAAGCGCCAGTTGGGGCAGGGCGGTGTGCGCGGCTCGCGCCGGGTGATCTTCTGA
- a CDS encoding phage terminase large subunit family protein has product MGFVTSAERVVCRAMAGAMAPPLPPDITRWCVENIEFDERSPIKGPFDISRFAFLREIHEVLSPEHPSREVTIRGSAQWGKTVSIIQPTLGAWHEYTPLDSLIVHPTASAASEWVNNKWMPMRRQAPGLIKIFGAGRGENRDNIYNQETLERNGSLKVVSSGSPADLTGTSRRLVIMDDLSKFDTSDKGDPEKLAESRASGYDDAKILRVSTAMIKGTCRITEAYDRSDKRLFHVPCPHCGFAQPLTWENFRASLEPERLHAAHFTCESCRAPIRHADKERIVRQGTWVPSNPHGDHPGFHLWRAYAPQRDWASIAVEYAQMMGWTRLEAGASANTEPGPERQKEKAPATSRPIKAAVEQVFWNDVLGLPYEQATDAPDWEKLRDRAELAEPGTVLDLGVLPSTGFIFAAGVDCQDDRIEVQLVAFGRNRRRWVVDYRVIPHHISDEAGRAALNALLKQEWRTMLGLRVAIDILAIDGGAYTDDVWSWARPHPWGRVIIVKGGSQENGPLMALQKFDRRKDGKVKRAQKRAFNLNVSSMKAGLYAHLSKEDPEERGFTQFAQGLGDEYFRMLTAEHRVLSRNKHGVMTSRWVLVEPTRRNEALDTMNYAEAGALRKGWASMTDDQWDALDAERSAPPPDAQPDLFDASLPLMPAAEAQQKRPKAKQASADKAARLAELLRKQNG; this is encoded by the coding sequence ATGGGCTTCGTGACCTCCGCCGAGCGCGTGGTGTGCCGGGCCATGGCTGGCGCCATGGCGCCGCCGCTCCCGCCGGACATCACCCGATGGTGCGTCGAGAACATCGAGTTCGACGAGCGCTCGCCGATCAAGGGTCCGTTCGACATCTCGCGGTTCGCCTTCCTGCGCGAGATCCACGAGGTGCTGTCGCCGGAGCATCCGAGCCGCGAGGTCACGATCCGGGGCTCGGCGCAGTGGGGCAAGACGGTGTCGATCATCCAGCCGACGCTGGGGGCCTGGCACGAATACACGCCGCTCGACTCGCTGATCGTGCACCCGACCGCCAGCGCGGCGAGCGAGTGGGTGAACAACAAGTGGATGCCGATGCGGCGCCAGGCGCCGGGGCTGATCAAGATCTTCGGGGCAGGGCGGGGTGAGAACCGCGACAACATCTACAACCAGGAGACGCTGGAGCGGAACGGCTCGCTCAAGGTGGTGTCCTCGGGCTCGCCCGCCGACCTGACCGGCACGAGCCGCCGGCTGGTCATCATGGATGACCTCTCGAAGTTCGACACGTCGGACAAGGGCGACCCCGAGAAGCTCGCCGAGAGCCGGGCCTCGGGCTACGACGACGCGAAGATCCTCCGGGTCTCGACGGCGATGATCAAGGGCACCTGCCGGATCACCGAGGCCTATGACCGGAGCGACAAGCGGTTGTTCCACGTCCCGTGCCCGCACTGTGGGTTCGCGCAGCCGCTGACCTGGGAGAACTTCCGCGCGAGCCTCGAGCCCGAGCGGCTGCACGCGGCGCACTTCACCTGCGAGAGCTGCAGGGCGCCGATCCGGCACGCGGACAAGGAACGGATCGTGCGGCAGGGCACGTGGGTGCCGAGCAACCCGCACGGCGACCATCCGGGGTTCCACCTTTGGCGGGCCTATGCGCCGCAGCGGGACTGGGCCTCGATCGCGGTCGAATACGCGCAGATGATGGGCTGGACCCGGCTCGAGGCCGGCGCCTCGGCGAACACCGAGCCCGGGCCGGAGCGCCAGAAGGAGAAGGCGCCGGCCACGAGCCGCCCGATCAAGGCAGCCGTCGAGCAGGTGTTCTGGAACGACGTTCTGGGGCTGCCCTACGAGCAGGCCACCGACGCGCCGGACTGGGAGAAACTGCGCGACCGGGCGGAGCTCGCGGAGCCCGGCACGGTGCTCGACCTCGGTGTCCTGCCGAGCACGGGCTTCATCTTCGCGGCCGGTGTCGACTGCCAGGACGATCGCATCGAGGTGCAGCTGGTGGCCTTCGGACGCAACCGGCGGCGCTGGGTCGTGGATTACCGCGTGATCCCGCATCACATCAGCGACGAGGCGGGCCGGGCCGCGCTGAACGCGCTGCTCAAGCAGGAATGGCGCACGATGCTCGGGCTGCGGGTCGCCATCGACATCCTCGCGATCGACGGGGGTGCCTACACCGACGATGTGTGGAGCTGGGCGAGGCCGCACCCGTGGGGGCGGGTGATCATCGTGAAAGGCGGTTCGCAGGAAAACGGGCCGCTGATGGCGCTGCAGAAGTTCGACCGGCGCAAGGACGGCAAGGTGAAGCGGGCGCAGAAACGCGCCTTCAACCTCAACGTCTCGTCGATGAAGGCGGGGCTCTACGCGCACTTGAGCAAGGAAGATCCCGAGGAGCGGGGCTTTACGCAGTTCGCCCAGGGGCTCGGGGACGAGTACTTCCGGATGCTCACCGCCGAGCATCGGGTGCTGTCGCGCAACAAGCATGGCGTGATGACCAGCCGCTGGGTCCTAGTCGAGCCGACCCGGCGCAACGAGGCGCTGGATACGATGAACTACGCCGAGGCCGGCGCGCTGCGCAAAGGCTGGGCCTCGATGACCGACGATCAATGGGACGCGCTCGATGCCGAGCGCAGCGCACCGCCGCCCGACGCCCAGCCGGACCTCTTCGACGCCTCGCTGCCGTTGATGCCGGCGGCGGAGGCACAGCAGAAACGCCCGAAGGCGAAACAAGCCTCCGCCGACAAGGCTGCGCGGCTCGCCGAACTCCTGAGGAAGCAGAATGGCTGA